The following proteins are encoded in a genomic region of Fervidobacterium pennivorans DSM 9078:
- a CDS encoding alpha-amylase family glycosyl hydrolase, giving the protein MKGKAFANFLKSVVGLLLFGFMFSYVLDAVGFSDVLTQYKGGWADKVLYMIMIDRFNDGEPSNNNQGKGEYNPRDGAKYSGGDLKGIIDKIDYIKGLGVDGIWITPPVANQWWDPWVNYGGYHGYWARDFKKVDEHFGTLEDYKALADALHKNGMKLIQDIVVNHVGNYFRFRNGKFELNTGSIPTSAPTQYPFSLNNYNDPEQRQRAIYHWTPDINNYSDPEQKLNYQMSGLDDLNTENPEVVEALKDSYAYWIKEVGVDGFRVDTAMYVPKSFFDEFFKGNGEMFSLKEDFIAFGETWLSSKPYENVSDFEIASYFDHGFNSMLDFTLMEEIRRVIKGGQPTDFLAYRLKVRNETLKKGLLVTFIDNHDMERFGKGATPNITMQALGLLLTLPGMPVIYYGTEQYFEETRASMFKGGWGSFGQDHFNTESDMYKFIKNGIEFRKSHPATRYGEVNVLLSEKRGAGLLVYTLKSKEEELFVVLNTANDARIANFKTDYEPGTTLEPIYNFSGGVGTPLVVKDGGYVSLRIPARTLTVFGILTEKSELYKTNTTISLNLSDGEKITALKEITGTTNAKAVYVYIDRKVENEIKIEPTDGKFAFTIDPFKLDPGEHVLLVRAVGKNVKDTVYTDEIRFIVELEKKLLAETKDPLDDDIGFTGTYVYPTDATFKRQMDIVEAKVESIGSTLVISIKPRDLTKTWGPPNGFDHVTYQIFIDDPTKKGTGVLPLQNYEFDNWDWDWEVFATGWSSAIYTSQEASKDRFGTQIGSPEVFVEDGWVKIIIKGDWLGNPSSFEGWTIYVTSWDYDGIENKFRPLQQEPKAYIMGGGNPTDPLIMDDLWLEIKSNQD; this is encoded by the coding sequence ATGAAAGGGAAAGCTTTTGCAAATTTCTTGAAATCTGTAGTAGGTTTGCTACTTTTTGGATTTATGTTCAGTTACGTTTTAGATGCTGTAGGCTTCTCTGATGTGTTAACTCAGTACAAGGGTGGATGGGCTGATAAGGTTTTGTACATGATAATGATTGACCGTTTTAACGATGGAGAACCTTCCAACAATAACCAGGGAAAAGGTGAATACAACCCTCGTGACGGAGCGAAATACAGCGGAGGAGATTTGAAGGGTATCATCGATAAAATCGACTATATAAAAGGTCTTGGTGTCGATGGAATTTGGATAACACCACCTGTGGCTAATCAGTGGTGGGATCCATGGGTAAATTACGGTGGATACCATGGCTACTGGGCAAGAGATTTTAAAAAGGTTGACGAGCACTTTGGAACACTTGAAGATTACAAAGCGCTTGCAGATGCACTACACAAGAATGGAATGAAGTTAATCCAGGACATTGTTGTTAACCATGTTGGAAACTACTTTAGATTCAGAAACGGGAAATTCGAACTGAACACTGGAAGTATACCAACGTCAGCACCAACTCAATACCCGTTCAGTTTGAACAATTACAACGACCCTGAACAGAGGCAGAGAGCTATATACCACTGGACACCTGATATCAACAACTACTCAGACCCTGAGCAAAAACTCAACTACCAAATGAGTGGTTTAGATGACCTTAACACTGAAAACCCAGAAGTTGTTGAAGCATTAAAGGATTCTTATGCATACTGGATAAAAGAAGTTGGGGTTGATGGCTTTCGTGTGGATACAGCAATGTACGTTCCCAAATCCTTTTTCGACGAGTTTTTCAAAGGCAACGGAGAGATGTTCTCCTTGAAAGAAGACTTTATAGCCTTTGGGGAAACATGGCTTTCTTCAAAACCATACGAGAATGTATCTGACTTTGAGATAGCTTCCTACTTTGACCACGGTTTTAATTCTATGCTTGATTTCACCTTGATGGAAGAAATTAGACGCGTAATAAAAGGTGGTCAACCAACCGATTTTCTTGCTTACAGACTCAAGGTGCGAAACGAGACACTAAAAAAAGGTCTACTTGTGACATTTATTGATAACCACGATATGGAAAGGTTTGGAAAAGGTGCAACACCGAATATCACCATGCAAGCTCTTGGATTGTTGTTGACACTACCTGGAATGCCAGTTATATATTATGGTACAGAGCAGTACTTTGAAGAAACGCGTGCGAGTATGTTCAAAGGTGGATGGGGGTCGTTCGGTCAAGATCACTTCAACACCGAGAGTGATATGTACAAGTTTATCAAGAACGGTATCGAATTCAGAAAATCACACCCGGCAACAAGATACGGAGAAGTTAACGTGCTTTTGTCGGAAAAAAGAGGTGCAGGTTTGTTAGTTTATACATTGAAATCTAAAGAGGAGGAACTGTTCGTTGTTTTAAATACGGCGAACGATGCAAGGATAGCAAATTTCAAAACGGATTATGAGCCTGGAACAACCTTGGAACCTATTTACAATTTCAGCGGAGGCGTAGGTACTCCTCTTGTTGTAAAAGATGGAGGCTACGTGTCTTTGCGAATTCCAGCACGAACACTGACAGTTTTCGGTATATTAACCGAGAAATCGGAACTCTACAAAACTAACACAACTATCAGTTTGAACCTTTCAGACGGTGAAAAGATAACCGCACTGAAAGAAATAACCGGGACGACGAATGCAAAAGCGGTTTATGTTTACATAGACAGAAAAGTTGAGAACGAAATTAAGATAGAACCAACAGATGGGAAATTCGCATTTACAATAGATCCATTCAAACTCGACCCAGGTGAGCATGTACTACTTGTCAGGGCAGTTGGAAAAAACGTTAAAGATACAGTTTACACTGATGAAATAAGATTCATAGTTGAACTAGAAAAGAAATTGTTAGCTGAAACGAAAGACCCTCTCGATGATGACATAGGGTTTACAGGAACTTACGTTTACCCAACCGATGCAACATTTAAGCGGCAGATGGATATTGTTGAAGCGAAAGTTGAAAGCATTGGTAGTACGTTGGTAATTTCTATCAAACCAAGGGACTTAACAAAAACCTGGGGACCACCAAACGGCTTTGACCACGTTACATATCAAATATTCATCGATGACCCAACAAAGAAAGGCACGGGGGTTTTGCCTTTACAGAACTATGAGTTCGATAATTGGGACTGGGATTGGGAAGTTTTTGCAACTGGTTGGTCGAGTGCGATTTACACTTCACAAGAAGCATCAAAAGATAGATTTGGGACGCAGATAGGTTCTCCCGAAGTTTTTGTTGAAGATGGTTGGGTAAAGATAATCATAAAAGGTGACTGGCTTGGCAATCCTTCATCTTTCGAAGGATGGACAATATACGTGACTAGTTGGGACTACGATGGTATTGAAAACAAATTCAGACCACTCCAGCAAGAACCAAAAGCCTACATCATGGGTGGAGGGAATCCAACGGATCCACTAATAATGGATGACCTCTGGTTGGAAATTAAATCAAATCAAGATTGA
- a CDS encoding PhoPQ-activated protein PqaA family protein, which translates to MEWNHKVGIYIPRNLAYKNHGILMVSGSAPKDPMASLSQYALVIESIGAPFVILWDVPNQPLFGLKEDALIAYTLAKYLETGEEDWPLLFPMVKAVVATMNCAQDFLKKELQIELQKFLVTGASKRGWTTYLTGAIEKRVLAIVPIVYDNLNMPAQMRKQLEHYGTFSEQIKDYTRYGLTRMIAESSQTEVPEIVRAIDPFYYKDKLTIPKLVVIGTNDPYWVVDSSQLYFYDLPIPRYAYVMPNEAHNVSNQVEFFNTLRAFFALSVINKLPEISWKETENGIILRTSEELEYAKGWIALSDTLDFRKARWESTDLQIQFSENGDKMVEFILKESNIKKNVAIFIEVRIVKEGYSFSLTTIPKVFKKNTN; encoded by the coding sequence ATCGAATGGAACCACAAAGTGGGTATATACATCCCACGAAATCTAGCTTACAAAAACCATGGAATCCTTATGGTATCTGGTTCGGCACCAAAAGATCCCATGGCAAGCCTGAGCCAATACGCTCTCGTTATTGAAAGTATCGGCGCTCCGTTTGTGATACTATGGGATGTACCAAACCAACCATTATTTGGTCTCAAAGAAGATGCCCTGATTGCTTACACTTTAGCAAAATACCTCGAAACAGGCGAGGAAGATTGGCCCTTGCTCTTTCCCATGGTAAAGGCTGTCGTTGCAACGATGAACTGTGCTCAGGACTTTCTCAAAAAAGAATTACAAATCGAACTTCAAAAGTTTTTAGTAACTGGCGCATCCAAAAGAGGTTGGACAACATATTTGACAGGTGCTATCGAAAAAAGAGTTCTTGCGATAGTTCCAATCGTGTACGATAATCTAAACATGCCCGCACAAATGCGAAAACAGCTCGAACATTATGGAACATTCAGTGAACAGATAAAAGACTACACAAGGTATGGCCTCACGAGAATGATAGCTGAATCTTCCCAAACCGAAGTTCCAGAAATTGTCAGGGCAATTGACCCCTTCTATTACAAAGATAAACTCACCATACCAAAACTTGTCGTTATAGGCACGAACGACCCGTATTGGGTTGTTGATTCTTCTCAGCTATATTTCTACGACTTACCTATCCCAAGGTATGCATACGTTATGCCAAATGAGGCACACAATGTAAGTAATCAGGTTGAATTTTTCAACACTCTCAGAGCATTTTTTGCACTGTCTGTAATAAACAAACTTCCAGAGATATCGTGGAAAGAGACCGAAAACGGCATAATCCTTAGAACATCTGAAGAGTTAGAATACGCAAAGGGATGGATTGCTCTTTCAGATACGCTGGATTTCAGAAAGGCACGATGGGAAAGTACAGATTTGCAAATACAATTTAGTGAAAACGGGGACAAAATGGTTGAATTCATACTTAAAGAAAGCAACATAAAAAAGAACGTAGCAATTTTTATTGAGGTCAGGATTGTAAAAGAGGGATATTCTTTCAGTTTGACAACGATTCCAAAGGTTTTCAAGAAAAACACTAACTAA